Proteins from a single region of Theobroma cacao cultivar B97-61/B2 chromosome 10, Criollo_cocoa_genome_V2, whole genome shotgun sequence:
- the LOC18585782 gene encoding uncharacterized protein LOC18585782, with product MASCCNPDMFTWIQNLPPITQWKTSFMSVCICSSSSSSHPSLKLSVAKNPHSSTLSISIVADFSVSIPLWASKPLAINPNSSKLLDEEAISCLVLNFIQDVLSYGSNKNSFLIRFPKLESVSGLKGIFNLSFLTLAFLICIYEAPVDLRSACLNTLKHQLACSQLREASKSLMRLLGSNLEEQWMRSINLAITNWIVELQATHRTLMKTPSPLFSYAISTFGLWKVQLYCPVIAMDIESSSNASVDDQRLLFSLHYHQLEGVIQVNYKVIVQEKWIDVMLNIDNIRCNIIRLVNETLMNERGVGADDKHFPSRVSLHVTPTLQSNILSVSVSKSTENPAREIEIEKSIETSFDPPNSFLGLKVSVGETTTMSMKPWKFEQSVNGYSGTLNWFLHDSVDGREVVSSKPSKLALINPKAWFKDRYSNVHRPFTRQGGVIFAGDEYGEKVWWKVDKSAMGKTMEWEIRGWIWLTYWPNKHRTFYNETRSLEFREILHLNIA from the exons ATGGCTTCCTGCTGCAATCCTGATATGTTTACCTGGATTCAAAACCTTCCTCCAATCACTCAATGGAAAACAAGTTTCATGTCTGTATGCATATGTTCTTCATCAAGTTCATCCCATCCATCCCTCAAACTCTCTGTGGCCAAAAACCCTCATTCTTCAACTCTCTCCATCTCCATAGTTGCTGATTTCAGTGTCTCCATTCCTCTTTGGGCCTCAAAGCCCTTAGCCATCAACCCCAACTCCTCAAAACTGTTGGATGAAGAAGCCATTTCCTGTCTCGTGCTCAACTTCATACAAGATGTCCTTAGCTATGGCTCAAACAAGAACAGCTTCTTGATCAGATTCCCGAAACTCGAATCCGTGTCAGGTCTCAAAGGCATCTTCAATCTCTCATTTCTCACTCTTGCATTTCTTATTTGCATCTACGAGGCCCCTGTTGATCTCCGTTCAGCATGTCTCAATACTCTCAAGCATCAGCTGGCATGCTCGCAGCTGAGAGAAGCTTCGAAATCGCTGATGAGACTCCTGGGATCGAACTTAGAGGAGCAATGGATGCGGTCCATAAACCTCGCCATCACCAATTGGATCGTGGAGCTTCAAGCTACACACCGCACCCTGATGAAGACGCCATCCCCGCTGTTCTCATATGCAATTTCAACGTTCGGTTTGTGGAAAGTTCAACTATACTGTCCTGTCATAGCCATGGATATAGAAAGTTCAAGCAATGCTTCTGTTGATGACCAGAGGCTGCTTTTCTCCCTTCATTACCACCAGCTTGAAGGGGTTATCCAAGTCAATTACAAGGTCATTGTGCAAGAGAAATGGATCGATGTGATGCTGAACATCGATAACATAAG ATGTAACATAATCCGGCTTGTAAACGAGACTCTGATGAACGAACGAGGAGTTGGGGCAGACGACAAACATTTCCCTTCGAGAGTATCATTGCATGTAACCCCAACTCTTCAGTCCAACATATTAAGCGTTTCGGTAAGCAAATCGACAGAGAACCCGGCAAGAGAGATAGAGATAGAGAAAAGCATAGAGACCTCGTTTGATCCTCCAAACTCTTTCTTGGGACTCAAGGTTTCCGTGGGAGAGACCACGACGATGAGCATGAAGCCATGGAAGTTCGAGCAATCTGTCAATGGCTACAGTGGGACCTTGAATTGGTTCCTTCACGACAGCGTGGATGGAAGGGAGGTGGTCTCCTCGAAACCTTCGAAACTTGCTTTGATCAACCCCAAGGCTTGGTTCAAAGACCGGTACTCCAACGTTCACCGGCCTTTCACCAGGCAGGGAGGGGTGATCTTTGCTGGGGATGAATACGGAGAAAAAGTCTGGTGGAAGGTTGATAAGAGTGCCATGGGGAAAACCATGGAGTGGGAAATTAGAGGTTGGATTTGGCTAACATATTGGCCTAATAAACATAGAACATTTTACAACGAGACTAGGAGCCTGGAGTTCAGAGAAATCCTCCATCTCAACATTGCTTAG
- the LOC18585783 gene encoding PRA1 family protein B3 → MANPATIPMTSSQSTAGSGAQSQPPIATPAFRAFLSRLTSSIRQGLSQRRPWYELIDRSAMARPDNLTDAYSRVRKNLSYFKVNYITLLVVVLAFSLLSHPLSLLVLLGLLAAWVFLYLFRPSDQPLVLFGRTFSDRETLGALVVLTVFVVFLTSVGSLLISALLIGVAIVCLHGAFRVPEDLFLDDQEPANTGFLSFLGGAASSAAAAAAPAVASRV, encoded by the coding sequence ATGGCGAACCCCGCGACCATCCCGATGACGAGCTCTCAATCCACGGCGGGTAGCGGGGCCCAGTCACAACCCCCGATAGCTACGCCCGCGTTCCGTGCGTTCCTCTCGCGCCTCACGTCCTCGATCCGTCAGGGACTCTCCCAACGCCGTCCATGGTACGAACTCATCGATCGTTCTGCCATGGCCCGTCCCGATAATCTAACGGATGCCTATTCCCGGGTCCGCAAAAACCTCTCCTACTTCAAAGTTAATTACATAACTCTGCTCGTGGTTGTTCTcgctttctctctcctctctcATCCCCTTTCCCTCCTTGTCCTCCTTGGTCTCCTCGCTGCGTGGGTTTTCCTATACCTCTTCCGACCGTCGGATCAACCTCTCGTGCTCTTCGGCCGCACGTTCTCCGATCGCGAGACGCTTGGCGCGCTGGTGGTGTTGACCGTCTTCGTTGTGTTCTTGACCAGCGTTGGATCGCTCTTGATCTCCGCGCTCTTGATCGGAGTCGCCATCGTTTGCCTACATGGTGCGTTCAGGGTTCCAGAGGACTTGTTTTTAGACGATCAGGAGCCTGCGAACACCGGATTCCTCTCCTTCCTTGGCGGCGCCGCCTCCTCCGCTGCTGCTGCGGCGGCCCCAGCAGTTGCCTCACGCGTTTGA